Proteins co-encoded in one Streptomyces roseochromogenus subsp. oscitans DS 12.976 genomic window:
- the glgX gene encoding glycogen debranching protein GlgX gives MQVWPGQAYPLGATYDGAGTNFAVFTEAADRVELCLLHDDGSETAVELRESDAFVRHAYVPGVMPGQRYGFRVHGPYDPGRGQRCNSAKLLLDPYAKAISGSIRWGEEVYGYHFGAPDSRNDLDSAPHTMASVVINPYFDWADDRPPRTEYHHTVIYEAHVKGLTMRHPGLPEELRGTYAALAHPAILDHLTKLGVTALELMPVHQFVNDHRLADLRLSNYWGYNTIGFFAPHNAYASWGDRGQQVLEFKSAVRALHEAGIEVILDVVYNHTAEGNHLGPTLSFKGIDNAQYYRLTDDRRYYMDTTGTGNSLLMRSPHVLQMIMDSLRYWVTEMHVDGFRFDLAATLARQFHEVDRLSSFFDLVQQDPVVSQVKLIAEPWDVGEGGYQVGNFPPLWTEWNGKYRDTVRDLWRGEPRALAEFASRLTGSSDLYQDDGRRPLASINFVTCHDGFTLRDLVSYNDKHNAANGEDNRDGESHNRSWNCGTEGESDDPEVLRLRARQMRNFVATLMLSQGVPMISHGDEFARTQRGNNNAYCQDNDISWVRWPEDDADPRDLLEFTRAMVWLRRDHPVFRRRRFFHGRPVEGTHDELSDIAWFTPEGAEMTQRDWDSARASALTVFLNGNAISEPGQRGERIADDSFLLMFNASPGPLDFLVPVDHGRQWQVVVDTAQPEVVPPGAGPKVGAGDRITLPDRSLTVLQRPA, from the coding sequence ATGCAGGTCTGGCCTGGACAGGCGTATCCGCTCGGCGCCACCTACGACGGCGCCGGAACCAACTTCGCGGTCTTCACGGAGGCCGCGGACCGAGTAGAGCTGTGTCTGCTGCACGACGACGGCTCGGAGACGGCCGTGGAACTGCGCGAGAGCGACGCTTTCGTACGGCACGCGTACGTGCCGGGCGTGATGCCGGGACAGCGGTACGGGTTCCGGGTGCACGGCCCGTACGACCCCGGGCGCGGGCAGCGCTGCAACTCCGCGAAGCTGCTCCTCGACCCGTACGCGAAGGCGATCAGCGGCTCGATCCGGTGGGGCGAGGAGGTGTACGGCTACCACTTCGGCGCCCCGGACAGCCGCAACGACCTGGACTCGGCGCCGCACACCATGGCCTCGGTGGTGATCAACCCGTACTTCGACTGGGCCGACGACCGGCCGCCGCGCACCGAGTACCACCACACGGTGATCTACGAGGCCCATGTCAAAGGCCTGACCATGCGTCACCCGGGGCTGCCGGAGGAGCTGCGCGGCACATACGCGGCCCTCGCGCATCCGGCGATCCTCGACCATCTCACGAAGCTCGGGGTGACGGCCCTGGAGCTGATGCCCGTGCACCAGTTCGTCAACGACCACCGGCTGGCCGACCTGCGCCTGAGCAACTACTGGGGCTACAACACCATCGGTTTCTTCGCCCCGCACAACGCGTACGCCTCCTGGGGCGACCGCGGACAGCAGGTGCTGGAGTTCAAATCGGCGGTCCGGGCGCTGCACGAGGCCGGGATCGAGGTCATCCTGGACGTCGTCTACAACCACACGGCCGAGGGCAACCATCTGGGCCCGACGCTGTCCTTCAAAGGCATCGACAACGCGCAGTACTACCGCCTCACCGACGACCGCCGCTACTACATGGACACCACGGGCACCGGGAACTCGCTGCTGATGCGGTCCCCGCACGTGCTCCAGATGATCATGGACTCGCTGCGTTACTGGGTCACCGAGATGCACGTCGACGGCTTCCGTTTCGACCTCGCGGCTACCCTGGCCCGGCAGTTCCACGAGGTGGACCGGCTGTCGTCGTTCTTCGACCTGGTGCAGCAGGACCCGGTGGTCTCCCAGGTGAAGCTGATCGCCGAGCCCTGGGACGTGGGCGAGGGCGGCTATCAGGTGGGCAACTTCCCGCCGCTGTGGACCGAGTGGAACGGCAAGTACCGGGACACGGTACGGGACCTGTGGCGGGGCGAGCCGCGGGCGCTGGCGGAGTTCGCCTCCCGGCTGACGGGGTCGTCGGATCTGTACCAGGACGACGGCCGACGCCCGCTGGCCTCGATCAACTTCGTCACCTGCCATGACGGCTTCACGCTGCGCGACCTCGTCTCGTACAACGACAAGCACAACGCCGCCAACGGCGAGGACAACCGGGACGGCGAGAGCCACAACCGGTCCTGGAACTGCGGGACCGAGGGCGAGAGCGACGACCCGGAGGTGCTGCGGCTGCGCGCCCGGCAGATGCGGAACTTCGTCGCCACGCTGATGCTGTCCCAGGGCGTGCCGATGATCAGCCACGGCGACGAGTTCGCCCGCACCCAGCGCGGCAACAACAACGCCTACTGCCAGGACAACGACATCTCGTGGGTGCGCTGGCCCGAGGACGACGCGGATCCGCGAGATCTGCTGGAGTTCACGCGCGCGATGGTGTGGCTGCGCCGGGACCATCCGGTCTTCCGCAGACGCCGTTTCTTCCACGGCCGCCCCGTGGAGGGCACCCACGACGAGCTTTCCGACATCGCCTGGTTCACCCCGGAGGGCGCGGAGATGACCCAGCGGGACTGGGACTCGGCGCGGGCATCCGCGCTGACGGTGTTCCTGAACGGCAACGCGATCTCCGAGCCCGGCCAGCGCGGGGAGCGCATCGCCGACGACTCGTTCCTGCTGATGTTCAACGCCTCGCCGGGGCCGCTGGACTTCCTGGTGCCGGTCGACCACGGCCGGCAGTGGCAGGTGGTCGTCGACACGGCCCAGCCGGAAGTGGTGCCGCCGGGGGCCGGCCCGAAGGTCGGGGCGGGTGACCGGATCACCTTGCCCGACCGCAGCCTGACGGTGCTGCAGCGGCCGGCGTAG
- the treY gene encoding malto-oligosyltrehalose synthase produces the protein MTSARPGPAVPTATYRLQLQPAFPFAAAAAAVPYLASLGVSHLHLSPVLEAVPGSTHGYDVVDHARVREELGGEEGLRSLARTAREHGMGLVADLVPNHMAMAPRHNRALWEVLREGPGSPYARWFDIDWEAQGGRVLLPVLGGPVGSQLDHLVVDGDVLRYHDHAFPLRAGTAELPLPELLDAQWYRPVWWRLARTELNYRRFFSISELIGVRVEDPEVFDATHAKILQLLCEGVLDGLRVDHPDGLADPDGYLARLHEATGGRWTVVEKILADGERLPESWPVAGTTGYDALRQVDGLFTDRTGAYELAGRYRAFAAPSADRGGNWDATVRRAAHKVLTHELAAETDRLTRVATRLCASAPDLALRDRAPWALRTAVEELLVRMRVYRPYASGDAAAVVTEEAAEEARLAFVVPEEAAAVGIVRGLLVEPPGDGSAPDHADRVEFRTRFAQTASALRAKSVEDTAFYRYVPLLSATEVGGDPGRPGVSPEDFHAYCARVQRDWPVTGTVVSTHDTKRSADVRAALAVLTECPVRWAELLAEVARSEEDLGGPDGQLAWAAWQTVFGLGPAEEGRVRQALLKHVREAGMYTSWTEQEPPYEEAVAAFVAAGPCGPPGERVAAFRKALEPHIRANVLGTALVHLTMPGVPDLYQGTEGEYRALVDPDNRRPVAFPPEVPGEKDALTAAALRLRARRPEAFGTAASYDPLAAEGPAAGHCVAFVRSGAVVTAVTRLSLRLAEAGGWHETRLTLPPGRWADLLTRGREFTGHARVADLFERLPVVLLERVGEGM, from the coding sequence ATGACGTCTGCGCGACCCGGACCGGCGGTGCCCACGGCCACCTACCGGCTGCAGCTCCAGCCCGCGTTCCCGTTCGCCGCCGCGGCCGCGGCCGTACCGTACCTTGCGTCGCTCGGTGTCTCGCACCTGCACCTGTCCCCCGTCCTGGAGGCCGTGCCCGGCTCCACGCACGGCTACGACGTCGTGGACCATGCGCGCGTGCGCGAGGAACTGGGCGGCGAGGAGGGGCTGCGGTCGCTGGCGCGGACCGCGCGGGAGCACGGGATGGGCCTGGTGGCCGACCTCGTGCCGAACCACATGGCGATGGCGCCCCGGCACAACCGCGCCCTGTGGGAAGTACTGCGCGAGGGCCCCGGCTCGCCGTACGCACGCTGGTTCGACATCGACTGGGAGGCACAGGGCGGGCGGGTGCTGCTGCCGGTGCTCGGCGGTCCGGTCGGCTCACAGCTGGACCACCTCGTGGTCGACGGTGACGTGCTGCGCTACCACGACCACGCCTTCCCGCTGCGCGCGGGCACGGCGGAACTGCCGCTGCCGGAGCTGCTGGACGCCCAGTGGTACCGCCCGGTGTGGTGGCGGCTGGCCCGCACCGAGCTGAACTACCGGCGGTTCTTCAGCATCTCGGAGCTGATCGGGGTGCGCGTGGAGGATCCGGAGGTGTTCGACGCCACCCATGCCAAGATCCTCCAGTTGCTCTGCGAGGGGGTGCTCGACGGGCTGCGCGTCGACCATCCCGACGGGCTCGCCGACCCGGACGGCTACCTCGCGCGGCTGCACGAGGCGACCGGCGGACGCTGGACGGTGGTGGAGAAGATCCTCGCCGACGGCGAACGGCTGCCGGAGTCCTGGCCGGTCGCGGGCACCACCGGCTACGACGCCCTGCGCCAGGTCGACGGCCTGTTCACGGACCGGACGGGGGCGTACGAACTGGCGGGCCGGTACCGGGCGTTCGCGGCCCCGTCGGCGGACCGGGGCGGGAACTGGGACGCGACGGTACGGCGCGCCGCACACAAGGTGCTCACGCACGAGCTGGCCGCCGAGACCGACCGGCTCACCCGGGTCGCCACCCGCCTGTGCGCGTCCGCGCCGGACCTCGCGCTGCGCGACCGGGCTCCCTGGGCGCTGCGTACGGCCGTGGAGGAGCTGCTGGTCCGGATGCGGGTGTACCGGCCGTACGCCTCCGGTGATGCCGCCGCCGTCGTCACCGAGGAGGCCGCCGAGGAGGCCCGGCTCGCCTTCGTGGTGCCCGAGGAGGCGGCGGCCGTCGGCATCGTGCGCGGGCTGCTGGTCGAGCCGCCCGGTGACGGGTCGGCACCGGACCACGCCGACCGCGTGGAGTTCCGCACCCGGTTCGCGCAGACCGCGTCGGCGCTGCGCGCCAAGTCGGTGGAGGACACCGCGTTCTACCGGTATGTGCCGCTGCTGTCGGCGACCGAGGTCGGCGGCGATCCGGGCCGGCCGGGGGTGTCCCCGGAGGACTTCCACGCGTACTGCGCGCGCGTGCAGCGCGACTGGCCGGTCACCGGCACGGTGGTCTCCACGCACGACACCAAACGCAGTGCCGACGTCCGCGCCGCGCTGGCCGTGCTCACCGAATGCCCGGTCCGCTGGGCGGAGTTGCTGGCCGAGGTGGCCCGTTCCGAGGAGGATCTGGGCGGGCCGGACGGGCAGCTGGCCTGGGCGGCCTGGCAGACGGTGTTCGGGCTGGGGCCCGCCGAGGAGGGGCGGGTCCGGCAGGCGCTGCTGAAGCATGTGCGCGAGGCGGGCATGTACACCAGCTGGACGGAGCAGGAGCCACCGTACGAGGAGGCGGTTGCCGCGTTCGTCGCCGCCGGTCCGTGCGGGCCGCCGGGCGAGCGTGTGGCCGCGTTCCGCAAGGCACTGGAGCCCCACATCCGAGCCAACGTCCTCGGCACCGCCCTGGTCCATCTGACGATGCCGGGGGTGCCGGACCTGTACCAGGGCACAGAGGGCGAGTACCGGGCGCTGGTGGACCCGGACAACCGGCGGCCGGTCGCGTTCCCGCCCGAGGTGCCCGGTGAGAAGGACGCGCTGACGGCGGCGGCGCTGCGGCTGCGGGCCCGGCGCCCCGAGGCCTTCGGCACGGCCGCGTCCTACGACCCACTGGCGGCCGAGGGTCCGGCGGCCGGGCACTGTGTGGCGTTCGTGCGCTCCGGTGCGGTGGTCACGGCGGTGACCCGGCTGTCGCTGCGGCTCGCGGAGGCGGGCGGCTGGCACGAGACACGGCTGACGCTGCCACCGGGGCGGTGGGCGGATCTGCTCACCCGGGGGCGGGAGTTCACCGGCCACGCACGCGTGGCGGATCTTTTCGAGAGGCTGCCGGTGGTGCTGCTGGAGCGGGTTGGGGAGGGGATGTGA
- a CDS encoding LysR family transcriptional regulator, translated as MSLRQMEYFVTVVHEASFTRAAETLHVTQPALSHQIKALEKSVGGALLERMPRGVRLTSMGRAFLPHAELAVRSAAQARRAARANAGAEGGELHVATLHSLAVGVLPDVFARWRAAHPRVLLRLHEYATAEALEDAVQRGTADLAFGPEPTGRPGTVVSVGEEELVLVVPFDDPLAGRTTVTLPELADRAWVRCALEPVVHGARFLDWACGQAGFTPRTAVWTEHTSTAVRMAAAGVGVSTASADVVRGAVGEDCVILTPDPAWKRPLAVYARVPPTGAAEAFVDLLRTTWPAPSTPPARHATRARPSAGHEGAEPPEPLATPVP; from the coding sequence TTGAGTCTGCGTCAAATGGAATATTTCGTGACGGTCGTCCACGAGGCGTCGTTCACGCGCGCGGCGGAGACCCTGCACGTCACGCAGCCCGCGCTCTCGCACCAGATCAAGGCCCTGGAGAAATCGGTCGGCGGCGCCCTGCTGGAGCGCATGCCCCGCGGTGTGCGCCTCACCTCCATGGGGCGGGCCTTCCTGCCGCACGCCGAACTCGCCGTCCGCAGCGCCGCACAGGCCCGCCGTGCGGCCCGTGCCAACGCCGGCGCCGAAGGTGGCGAACTGCACGTCGCCACCCTGCACTCCCTCGCCGTGGGCGTCCTGCCCGACGTCTTCGCCCGCTGGCGTGCGGCCCATCCCCGGGTCCTGCTGCGCCTGCACGAGTACGCCACCGCCGAAGCCCTGGAGGACGCCGTGCAGCGCGGCACCGCCGACCTCGCATTTGGCCCCGAGCCCACCGGCCGGCCCGGCACCGTCGTATCCGTCGGCGAGGAGGAACTCGTCCTGGTGGTCCCGTTCGACGACCCGCTCGCCGGCCGTACGACTGTGACGCTGCCCGAACTCGCCGACCGGGCCTGGGTCCGCTGTGCGCTGGAACCCGTCGTCCACGGCGCGCGCTTCCTCGACTGGGCCTGCGGGCAGGCCGGATTCACGCCGCGGACGGCCGTGTGGACCGAGCACACCTCGACGGCCGTGCGCATGGCCGCCGCCGGGGTCGGGGTGAGCACCGCGTCGGCCGACGTCGTGCGCGGGGCCGTGGGCGAGGACTGTGTGATCCTCACCCCCGACCCGGCCTGGAAGCGCCCCCTCGCCGTCTACGCGCGCGTGCCGCCCACCGGCGCGGCCGAGGCCTTCGTGGACCTCCTGCGCACCACCTGGCCCGCCCCGTCGACCCCTCCCGCGCGACACGCCACGCGGGCCCGGCCAAGTGCGGGACACGAGGGGGCCGAGCCGCCCGAGCCACTCGCAACGCCTGTCCCCTGA
- a CDS encoding FAD-dependent oxidoreductase: protein MSTRTTNTTDVLVIGGGTGGYSTALRAAALGLDVVLVERDKVGGTCLHRGCIPSKAMLHAAELVDGIVEARERWGVKATLDSVDWAALVATRDDIVARNHKGVEAHLAHAGVRVVRGSARLTGRQTVRVEGVRTDSVPGAPDLHAPGAH from the coding sequence ATGAGCACACGGACCACGAACACGACGGACGTCCTCGTCATCGGCGGCGGCACGGGCGGCTACAGCACCGCCCTGCGCGCCGCCGCTCTCGGTCTGGACGTCGTCCTCGTCGAACGCGACAAGGTCGGCGGAACCTGCCTGCACCGGGGCTGCATTCCGAGCAAGGCGATGCTGCACGCCGCCGAACTGGTCGACGGCATCGTGGAGGCGCGCGAGCGGTGGGGCGTGAAGGCCACGCTGGACTCGGTCGACTGGGCGGCGCTGGTGGCCACCCGGGACGACATCGTGGCGCGGAACCACAAGGGGGTCGAGGCGCATCTGGCGCACGCCGGCGTGCGGGTGGTGCGGGGCAGCGCTCGGCTGACGGGGAGGCAGACAGTGCGCGTTGAGGGCGTGCGTACGGATTCCGTGCCGGGCGCGCCGGATCTGCACGCGCCGGGCGCGCAC
- a CDS encoding FAD-dependent oxidoreductase, with product SPGAQTDITPGARTEPAPGVQLESAPGVYDFTVRCGIVLATGSHPRTLPGLAPDGRRVVTSDDALFAPGLPASVLVLGGGAIGVEYASFHRSMGAEVTLVEAADRIVPLEDAEVSRHLTRGLKKRGIDVQAGARLLDAEVLENGVRARLRTVRGETRTVEAERLLVAVGRAPVTEGLGLVAAGLTTDERGFVVPADWKRLETAVPGIHVVGDLLPPPSLGLAHASFAEGLLVAETLAGLPSAPVDYAAVPRVTYSSPQTASVGLSESEARARGREVEVNTMPLTAVAKGMVHGQGGMVKVVAEAGGGQVLGVHLVGPHVSEMIAESQLIVGWDAEPTDVARHVHAHPTLSEAVGEVFLTLAGRGLHQQ from the coding sequence AGCCCCGGCGCGCAGACCGACATCACGCCCGGCGCGCGGACCGAACCCGCGCCCGGCGTGCAGCTCGAATCCGCGCCCGGCGTGTACGACTTCACCGTGCGCTGTGGGATCGTCCTCGCGACCGGCTCGCACCCGCGCACGCTCCCGGGCCTCGCGCCGGACGGGCGCCGCGTGGTGACCAGTGACGACGCGCTGTTCGCGCCGGGGCTGCCGGCGTCCGTCCTGGTGCTGGGCGGGGGCGCGATCGGCGTGGAGTACGCCTCCTTCCACCGGTCCATGGGCGCGGAGGTCACCCTGGTCGAGGCCGCGGACCGGATCGTGCCGCTGGAGGACGCCGAGGTGAGCCGGCATCTGACGCGCGGTCTGAAGAAGCGCGGGATCGATGTCCAGGCGGGCGCGCGGCTACTGGACGCGGAGGTGCTGGAGAACGGCGTACGCGCGCGCCTGCGCACCGTGCGGGGCGAGACCCGCACGGTGGAGGCGGAGCGGCTGCTGGTGGCGGTCGGCAGGGCGCCGGTCACCGAGGGTCTCGGTCTTGTGGCGGCCGGTCTGACGACGGACGAGCGGGGGTTCGTCGTACCGGCCGACTGGAAGCGGCTGGAGACGGCCGTGCCGGGCATCCATGTCGTCGGCGACCTGCTGCCGCCGCCGTCACTGGGCCTGGCGCACGCCTCGTTCGCGGAGGGCCTGCTGGTCGCCGAGACGCTGGCGGGCCTGCCGTCGGCCCCGGTGGACTACGCGGCCGTGCCCCGGGTGACGTACTCCTCGCCGCAGACCGCCTCGGTGGGGCTGAGCGAGAGCGAGGCACGCGCGCGTGGGCGCGAGGTCGAGGTCAACACTATGCCGTTGACCGCCGTGGCCAAGGGGATGGTGCACGGCCAGGGCGGCATGGTGAAGGTCGTCGCGGAGGCCGGCGGCGGGCAGGTGCTCGGCGTGCACCTGGTCGGCCCGCACGTGTCCGAGATGATCGCCGAGAGCCAGCTGATCGTCGGCTGGGACGCCGAGCCCACGGACGTGGCCCGGCATGTGCACGCGCACCCCACGCTGTCGGAGGCGGTGGGTGAGGTGTTCCTGACCCTCGCGGGACGCGGCCTGCACCAGCAGTGA
- a CDS encoding M14 family zinc carboxypeptidase has product MSLLPELRYPSVPELVASAQALAAQEPGLCSLRQVGVSRGGRPLHLLSVGHARRAVLVVAGAHANEPTGGSTLRVLAERVLAERELRMDTSWHFLLCADPDGASLHVTPAPRSLLDYHLGFYRPTGAEQPEWSPSVLPPDRLPPETRALTGLIDELRPYLQVTLHGTDLGGSWVQLTRDVPGLAEPFAKSAAQLHIPVETGASDAAGWPASGPGVHVMPGPETGAAYPSMPDDARHSTWYHAHRYGGLTAVVEVPMWASDLVDDPAPHPAPAAAIRRLAQRLLRDALEVEGVLTDALPRLDGVDGPLLRAARWALELIPGLAEDWTHTAPAGTTMAYVGSVDAFGRRLPLRAAAMLLRVLRETDDRAAPRLERLVATWCDAFAARFRARWVPLEHQVEHQSRTVLVAAQQARERMA; this is encoded by the coding sequence GTGAGTCTTCTGCCGGAGCTGCGCTACCCCAGCGTTCCCGAACTGGTCGCCTCCGCACAGGCGTTGGCCGCTCAGGAACCCGGGCTGTGTTCGCTCAGGCAGGTGGGCGTCTCGCGCGGGGGAAGACCTCTGCACCTGCTGTCCGTGGGGCACGCCCGGCGGGCGGTGCTGGTGGTGGCCGGCGCCCACGCCAACGAGCCGACCGGGGGCTCCACCCTGCGGGTGCTGGCCGAACGCGTACTGGCCGAGCGGGAGTTGCGGATGGACACGTCCTGGCACTTCCTGCTGTGCGCCGATCCGGACGGCGCGAGCCTGCATGTGACGCCGGCGCCGCGCAGTCTGCTCGACTACCACCTCGGCTTCTACCGGCCGACGGGCGCGGAGCAGCCGGAGTGGTCGCCGTCCGTGCTGCCGCCGGACCGCCTGCCGCCCGAGACCCGGGCGCTGACCGGGCTGATCGACGAGCTGCGGCCCTACCTCCAGGTGACGTTGCACGGCACGGATCTCGGCGGCAGCTGGGTGCAGTTGACCAGGGATGTGCCGGGGCTCGCCGAGCCGTTCGCGAAGTCCGCCGCTCAGCTGCACATCCCGGTGGAGACGGGCGCCTCGGACGCGGCCGGCTGGCCGGCCTCCGGCCCCGGGGTGCATGTCATGCCCGGCCCGGAGACGGGCGCCGCCTACCCGAGCATGCCGGACGACGCACGGCACAGTACCTGGTACCACGCGCATCGCTACGGCGGTCTGACGGCCGTGGTGGAGGTGCCGATGTGGGCCAGCGACCTGGTGGACGATCCGGCGCCGCACCCGGCGCCGGCGGCGGCGATTCGGCGGCTGGCGCAGCGGCTGCTGCGGGACGCGCTGGAGGTGGAGGGGGTGCTCACCGACGCGCTGCCCCGCCTCGACGGCGTGGACGGTCCGCTGCTGCGGGCGGCGCGCTGGGCGCTGGAACTGATCCCGGGCCTGGCTGAGGACTGGACCCACACCGCGCCCGCGGGTACGACGATGGCGTACGTCGGAAGTGTGGACGCCTTCGGGCGGCGGCTGCCGTTGCGGGCGGCGGCGATGCTTCTGCGGGTGCTGCGGGAGACGGACGACCGGGCGGCGCCGCGCCTGGAGCGGCTCGTCGCCACCTGGTGCGACGCCTTCGCGGCGCGGTTCCGGGCCCGCTGGGTGCCGTTGGAGCACCAGGTGGAGCACCAGTCCCGCACGGTGCTGGTGGCGGCGCAGCAGGCCCGGGAGCGGATGGCCTGA
- a CDS encoding subtilase-type protease inhibitor, with translation MTYLTRVTTAAGALLACAGLFAAAPAQAAPRTSFPLSDNWLYLTVVRGETAQSGDRHGTLLLCDPVPLGYARAAEACGELAAANGDIARIPQKKEVFCQMIYAPVTVHAHGQWNGQPIDYQKTYSNKCTMEAQTGAVFATEH, from the coding sequence ATGACGTACCTCACCCGAGTGACCACGGCCGCCGGTGCCCTGCTGGCCTGTGCCGGCCTCTTCGCCGCGGCCCCGGCCCAGGCGGCACCGCGCACGAGCTTCCCCCTCTCCGACAACTGGCTCTACCTCACCGTCGTCCGCGGTGAGACCGCCCAGTCCGGTGACAGGCACGGCACGCTGCTGCTGTGCGACCCGGTGCCCCTGGGATACGCGCGCGCGGCCGAGGCCTGCGGCGAACTCGCGGCCGCGAACGGCGACATCGCGCGCATCCCGCAGAAGAAGGAGGTCTTCTGCCAGATGATCTACGCCCCCGTCACCGTCCACGCGCACGGGCAGTGGAACGGCCAGCCGATCGACTACCAGAAGACCTACTCCAACAAGTGCACGATGGAGGCACAGACGGGAGCGGTGTTCGCCACGGAACACTGA
- a CDS encoding DUF1707 and FHA domain-containing protein — MTSSFEFSTYPARLSDAERDKALQVLRDGVAMGRLSHDTFVRRMELALAARRSDELAALVADLPRENRFSRAVLGTVEAVSGFTVRLRRAWQAERLPKLLLPNPARTHPLRIGRDPANGLRLNHETVSRVHAELSHQGGIWVLRDLGSTNGTTVNGRRVIGSVVVREGDQVAFGRTAFRLAVN, encoded by the coding sequence GTGACGTCGTCTTTCGAGTTCTCCACGTACCCCGCGCGGCTGTCCGACGCGGAGCGTGACAAGGCGCTGCAGGTGCTGCGGGACGGCGTCGCCATGGGCCGGCTCTCGCACGACACGTTCGTGCGCCGCATGGAGCTGGCGCTGGCCGCCCGCCGCAGCGACGAACTGGCTGCCCTCGTGGCCGACCTGCCCCGCGAGAACCGTTTCTCCCGTGCGGTCCTCGGCACCGTCGAGGCCGTCTCCGGGTTCACCGTACGACTGCGCCGGGCCTGGCAGGCCGAGCGGTTGCCCAAGCTGCTGCTGCCGAACCCCGCGCGCACCCACCCGCTGCGCATCGGCCGCGACCCGGCCAACGGGCTGCGCCTGAACCACGAGACCGTCTCCCGTGTGCACGCCGAACTGAGCCACCAGGGCGGCATATGGGTCCTGCGGGACCTCGGCTCCACCAACGGCACCACGGTCAACGGCCGCCGCGTGATCGGCTCGGTCGTCGTCCGCGAGGGCGACCAGGTAGCCTTCGGCCGGACGGCGTTCCGGCTCGCCGTGAACTGA